The region TATTTAGAGATTAAGAAAAATAATTTTTATATTATTGAAATGTCAGTCGATGGGAAGCAGTTTGTGACAGCAAGAGGTTGGGAGGATTTATCTCAAATTTTGTATGCATACGAAGTACTTCATTTACCTGTTACAGAAGAAGTTGTTAGAGGATATCTACAACATCCTAAGATTGCGAAAGACTTTGCAAACTATTACGAATTGTACTTAAAGTATCGACAGGATTATCAAGTACAAGATATCTTAGATGGTAAAGCAGAGTTGCATTTAAAGAGACAATTGCGTACCGCTGGTTTTGATGAAAGGTTAAGTGTTCTTTCCTTATTACTTGATCGACTTTCTTGTGATTTTTATGAATCTTATCAGATGGGTGAATATCTAAAGCGACTTCATGCTACCCTAAAGGAAGTAAAGGAGTATTTTGCAAATGCTTATATGGAACCGGAAGTTATCATGACTGATATCATTACTCAAAAAGAGAAAGAGCTTGCAGATAAAAAATTAGCAGGGTTATTGGATCGCACGCAAGGTCAGGTCTTGAATAAGTTAATTTTAAAGTTATACTACTTCAAAGAGCAGATACTTCTAAATCGTTTGAAAGAAAATGATCATGCCTTCTCTTATATCAAAGCGGAATTTGATGCAATGGTGGAAGACTATCAAAATAAAATTACTACAACATCGAACTCCTTGGAGAATTCCTTTATTTTCTTAGAGGAAACCTTTGGAGAAAGTCAGGAATTAGTCGTTTTCTTAACAGAACTTACAGGAAACTTTTATAGTATGAAATTCATCGGTGAACATGGAAGTGAACATTATGTAAAGCATAATCAAAGCTTATTGTTTTCTGATACAAAGCAGGAGTTACTAAATGAAATCGAGGAGTTAAAACAGTTATCTTAATTTGATTTTAACTTGAAGGTACAGTATGCTTAACTTAATTCAAAAATAAAGGTTACTTAATGTAGTTTGTTTGTCAAGCAATTGGAATATTATTTATGTATAGAAACAATAAAGAGATGTAATAAAAAGATGTAATAAAAAGATGCATAAAGAGATCAATAAAGAGATCAATAAAGAGTTGCAAGGGCTTTTCTTATTAGAAAATAAATAGCGAGAATGATTTCATATTCTGAGCTTATCTTTAAGCTAGAAAGAGTATGAATCATTCTCGCATTTTTATTATTCATTTATACAATTATTCATTAACACTTAAAGTATTTATCCAAAACTAACAAGCTTGAGTCTTTCTTTTTGTAATTACCAACGAGATACCAAAGATAGCAATCGCAAAGCAAAATTGTATTAAAATACCAAATATAACATCTTTTAAAACACTTCCAACAAGTTTTGTATTTTTTCCTATAATCTTATTCGTAATAACGTACCAGTACGAAGGTAAAAATTTTGAAATGTAAAGTATTTGTTTACTCATAACCGACTGAGGAACAAATACACCACCTAAAAAGCATAGTCCAAGAGATACTGAGTTACTAAAGATAGCGATTGTTTCCACGGAATTACTAAATATACCAATGAGATAGGATATGCTAAAACTAACAATGAGGAAGGTAAAGCTATTCAGTAGATAAAATCCGTATACACCAGAGTGTATCATGTCAGCTCCTACTAGAATAAAAGGAAATAGCATAAGTATAACCCAAATAATAATAGCAACTATGATGTTAGCAAGAGATAATTCAAAATTACGCTTTTTTAAAGAAAAAGATGCACAAACCGTTCTGTTTTTTATATCTTTTTGATTAAATAGTATGAGAATTAAACTAATGCAGGATACCAATATTGCAACCATCGGGTAAGGGAGGTATTGAAAATAGTAATTACATCTTGGAGCCTCCTCTAAACTATGATTATC is a window of Lachnoclostridium phytofermentans ISDg DNA encoding:
- a CDS encoding ATP-binding protein, yielding MNIKECKIEIRNTIQAYLKKDEFGAYMIPVKHQRPILLMGPPGIGKTAIMEQIARECEIGLVSYTITHHTRQSAIGLPKIEQRSFQGLEYTVTDYTMSEIIASVFEKMENTGLKEGILFLDEINCVSETLAPTMLQFLQNKTFGNHSIPEGWIVVGAGNPPEYNRSVREFDIVTLDRVKRIELIEDYNVWKEYAYIQKLHGSILSYLEIKKNNFYIIEMSVDGKQFVTARGWEDLSQILYAYEVLHLPVTEEVVRGYLQHPKIAKDFANYYELYLKYRQDYQVQDILDGKAELHLKRQLRTAGFDERLSVLSLLLDRLSCDFYESYQMGEYLKRLHATLKEVKEYFANAYMEPEVIMTDIITQKEKELADKKLAGLLDRTQGQVLNKLILKLYYFKEQILLNRLKENDHAFSYIKAEFDAMVEDYQNKITTTSNSLENSFIFLEETFGESQELVVFLTELTGNFYSMKFIGEHGSEHYVKHNQSLLFSDTKQELLNEIEELKQLS
- a CDS encoding ABC transporter permease; the encoded protein is MIVFNTFFKLLAKNKWSIIINLVVFLGLSSIAVQNGSPEDQINFKDIKLKLSVIDRDHSATSMELKNYIGELHILTELEDDPEVFQDELFFNTVYEIIIIPAGFEENLIAGKDLPLETLEAPDAGVTALSNIQFEQIMKYLKTYLAIGYTPSDAMLKTKDIMQTNAPVSLQLDNHSLEEAPRCNYYFQYLPYPMVAILVSCISLILILFNQKDIKNRTVCASFSLKKRNFELSLANIIVAIIIWVILMLFPFILVGADMIHSGVYGFYLLNSFTFLIVSFSISYLIGIFSNSVETIAIFSNSVSLGLCFLGGVFVPQSVMSKQILYISKFLPSYWYVITNKIIGKNTKLVGSVLKDVIFGILIQFCFAIAIFGISLVITKRKTQAC